Proteins from one Deinococcus actinosclerus genomic window:
- a CDS encoding Ig-like domain-containing protein, with the protein MKLATPLLLLTATLMTACGGGKTANTPDTTGPQLTLTQSAPLEDGTVTLTAAATDDSGISKVEFYQNGTLLGTDTTAPYTYPVDLVNDSRSGYTAKAYDTKGNATVTATFNVTTKYQGGWYWVATDGSGGVIADGISTFITEVPVNGQQVAGGIYSDTDQTRLGISLMGPIFSTTTLETAFTVSTDNADLYLAAQDDDGTIGTYEGRPVFEGRGAILDTATSSSIPVYFGMLQINTDVDATVNTQTQTTLRAMLKGSLSAQRLNRPARVGVALPSTLNVKLPDLSRFKLPQ; encoded by the coding sequence GTGAAACTTGCCACTCCCCTCCTGCTCCTGACCGCCACCCTCATGACCGCCTGTGGCGGGGGCAAGACCGCGAACACCCCCGACACCACCGGCCCGCAACTCACCCTGACCCAGAGCGCGCCTCTGGAAGACGGCACCGTTACCCTGACCGCCGCCGCCACCGACGACAGCGGAATCAGCAAAGTCGAGTTCTACCAGAACGGTACCCTGCTCGGCACAGACACCACCGCCCCCTACACGTATCCGGTCGATCTGGTCAACGACAGCCGAAGCGGATACACCGCCAAGGCGTACGACACCAAGGGCAACGCCACCGTCACCGCCACGTTCAACGTCACTACCAAGTACCAGGGGGGCTGGTACTGGGTGGCGACGGATGGCAGCGGCGGCGTCATCGCAGACGGCATTTCCACCTTCATCACAGAGGTGCCGGTCAATGGACAGCAGGTGGCCGGGGGCATCTACTCGGATACCGATCAGACCCGCCTGGGCATCAGTCTGATGGGGCCGATCTTCAGCACCACGACCCTCGAAACCGCCTTCACAGTCAGCACCGACAACGCGGATCTGTACCTCGCCGCGCAGGATGATGACGGGACCATCGGTACCTACGAGGGCCGCCCCGTCTTCGAAGGACGAGGTGCCATTCTCGACACCGCGACGTCCAGCAGCATTCCCGTCTACTTCGGCATGCTTCAGATCAACACAGATGTAGACGCGACGGTCAACACGCAGACCCAGACCACTCTGCGGGCCATGCTGAAAGGCAGCCTGAGTGCTCAGCGCCTGAACCGCCCTGCCCGAGTGGGAGTGGCCCTACCCAGCACCCTGAACGTCAAGCTGCCCGACCTCAGCCGCTTCAAGCTGCCCCAGTAA
- a CDS encoding cation:proton antiporter, with protein MVVFKGSGWRAALPLGVLLSGGALAASSAGTADLLFGLFWVVLAAAVFGTVASKLGVPAVVGQVLAGILIGPSVLNLVRPDEFLLSLAELGAVFLLFMVGLETRFRDLLSVGKEALLVAVLGIVFPLALGFGFGLWQGQENVSALFVGTALVATSVGITAKVLQEMGVLDARFAQVILGAAVIDDILGLTLLAVVSGLGAGESMSAGQVGLILGLSVGFVALVLAVGIPLIRRFQPRLRNLSLSRMFNVAIVVGLGVAALSTVAGLAPIIGAFLAGMVLAEVKDELEFESKVHALESFLAPVFFVVVGLQLDLSVLGNTTVIVAGLILTVLAVIGKVAGGLIGARSMGGRQSLLVGVGMVPRGEVGLIVASLGLAAGVIGKQVYAEVLLMVLLTTVLAPLVLRALAPRPERDVPAA; from the coding sequence ATGGTGGTGTTCAAGGGATCGGGTTGGCGTGCGGCGCTGCCGCTGGGCGTGCTGCTGTCGGGCGGCGCGCTGGCGGCGAGTTCGGCGGGAACGGCGGATCTGCTGTTTGGTCTGTTCTGGGTGGTGCTGGCCGCGGCGGTGTTCGGCACGGTGGCCTCGAAGCTGGGGGTTCCGGCGGTGGTGGGGCAGGTGCTGGCCGGGATCCTGATCGGGCCGAGCGTGCTGAATCTGGTGCGTCCGGACGAGTTCCTGCTCAGCCTCGCGGAACTGGGGGCGGTGTTCCTGCTGTTCATGGTGGGGCTGGAGACCCGCTTCCGGGATCTGCTGTCGGTGGGGAAGGAGGCGCTGCTCGTGGCGGTGCTGGGCATCGTGTTCCCGCTGGCGCTGGGCTTCGGCTTCGGGTTGTGGCAGGGGCAGGAGAACGTCAGCGCGCTGTTCGTGGGAACGGCGCTGGTGGCGACGTCGGTGGGCATCACCGCGAAGGTGTTGCAGGAGATGGGCGTGCTGGACGCGCGGTTCGCGCAGGTGATCCTGGGCGCGGCCGTCATTGACGACATCCTGGGCCTGACGCTGCTGGCGGTCGTGAGCGGCCTGGGCGCCGGGGAGAGCATGAGTGCCGGGCAGGTGGGGCTGATCCTGGGCCTCAGCGTGGGCTTCGTGGCGCTGGTGCTCGCGGTGGGCATTCCGCTGATCCGCCGCTTCCAGCCCCGTCTGCGGAACCTGAGCCTGTCGCGCATGTTCAACGTGGCGATCGTGGTGGGCCTGGGCGTGGCCGCGCTGAGCACCGTGGCGGGTCTCGCGCCCATCATCGGGGCGTTCCTGGCCGGCATGGTGCTGGCCGAGGTGAAGGACGAACTGGAATTCGAGTCGAAGGTGCACGCGCTGGAGTCCTTCCTCGCGCCGGTGTTCTTCGTGGTCGTGGGTTTGCAGCTGGACCTGAGCGTGCTGGGGAACACCACCGTGATCGTCGCGGGCCTGATCCTGACGGTGCTGGCCGTCATCGGCAAGGTCGCGGGCGGCCTGATCGGCGCGCGCAGCATGGGCGGGCGGCAGTCGCTGCTGGTCGGCGTGGGCATGGTCCCGCGTGGCGAGGTGGGCCTGATCGTCGCCAGCCTGGGCCTCGCGGCGGGCGTGATCGGCAAGCAGGTGTACGCGGAGGTGCTCCTCATGGTGCTGCTCACGACCGTGCTGGCCCCGCTGGTGCTGCGCGCCCTGGCCCCCCGCCCGGAGCGGGACGTGCCGGCCGCCTGA
- a CDS encoding alpha/beta hydrolase family protein yields MTRLTDRLLNVRKRRALGWAALAYAGVVLAGALVGADITLRSKTRWVKGVFVPVGRRGNEVYLPASAETLSRGPIGIVPLLPNKGHAVLGERQVVGTLVRRPVQEERGVLPNGALAWASTFVYNGTPAQLGVEFEDTKVHTPLGDMPAWHIPPSGDAPGRADAVVIVIHGHGGQRAQALRMLPALRRTGAASLFVTFRNAHGAPRSESGYLTLGDQEAEDVISALHWAQGAGYRRAVLYGFSMGGNIALSALRARHQPYPIPVTGVMLDCPALDWRATILSQGQRFGLPPFLARHVATFTQWVVTRRSGQDFDTVDQIRAAPSFNLPILMWHGTRDRTIPVSQADALAAARPDLIEYHRVEGGKHIRVWNINPEQYDAQLDTFIGRVLPEVAG; encoded by the coding sequence ATGACCCGCCTGACCGACCGACTCCTGAACGTCCGTAAACGCCGCGCCCTCGGCTGGGCCGCCCTGGCCTACGCCGGGGTGGTGCTGGCGGGTGCGCTGGTGGGAGCTGATATCACCCTGCGCAGCAAGACCCGCTGGGTGAAGGGCGTGTTCGTGCCGGTGGGTCGGCGGGGGAACGAGGTGTACCTGCCCGCCAGTGCGGAGACGCTGTCGCGCGGCCCCATCGGCATCGTGCCACTGCTCCCGAACAAGGGGCACGCGGTCCTGGGTGAGCGGCAGGTCGTGGGCACCCTCGTGCGCCGCCCGGTGCAGGAGGAACGCGGCGTGCTGCCCAACGGCGCGCTCGCCTGGGCCAGCACCTTCGTGTACAACGGCACACCCGCCCAGCTGGGCGTCGAGTTCGAGGACACGAAGGTGCACACCCCGCTGGGGGACATGCCCGCGTGGCACATTCCACCCAGCGGCGACGCCCCCGGCCGCGCGGACGCCGTCGTGATCGTCATCCACGGTCACGGCGGACAGCGCGCCCAGGCGCTGCGGATGCTGCCCGCGCTGCGGCGCACCGGCGCGGCCAGCCTGTTCGTCACGTTCCGCAACGCCCACGGCGCCCCCCGAAGCGAGAGCGGCTACCTGACCCTGGGCGACCAGGAAGCCGAGGACGTCATCAGCGCGCTGCACTGGGCGCAGGGGGCCGGGTACAGGCGGGCCGTGCTGTACGGGTTCAGCATGGGCGGCAACATCGCCCTCAGCGCCCTGCGCGCCCGGCACCAGCCGTACCCGATTCCCGTCACGGGCGTCATGCTCGACTGCCCCGCGCTGGACTGGCGGGCCACCATCCTCTCCCAGGGCCAACGCTTCGGCCTCCCACCCTTCCTCGCGCGGCACGTCGCCACCTTCACCCAGTGGGTCGTGACGCGCCGCAGCGGCCAGGACTTCGACACCGTCGACCAGATCCGCGCCGCACCCAGCTTCAACCTCCCCATCCTCATGTGGCACGGCACGCGCGACCGCACCATCCCGGTCAGTCAGGCCGACGCGCTCGCCGCTGCCCGCCCCGACCTCATCGAATACCACCGGGTCGAAGGCGGCAAACACATCCGCGTGTGGAACATCAACCCCGAACAGTACGACGCCCAACTCGACACCTTCATCGGCAGGGTGCTGCCAGAGGTGGCGGGATGA
- a CDS encoding thiolase family protein: protein MRDAFIVSAVRTPVGRGVKGTLANTRPDDLAALVLNEAVKRAGVDAALVEDVYLGCAIPEAEQGLNVARLAALRAGMPDSVGGVTVNRFCSSGLQTIAMAAAAIQTGQADVMLAGGVESMSFVPMSGHNPSPNPELVDARPGAYIGMGMTAENVAAKYGISREDQDAFAFRSHQRAAAAQDAGKFDAEIVPVPVRVDKLKGTKMKSETVNFDKDELIRRDANLADMAKVRPAFKATGSVSAANSSPFSDGAAAVLIMSGEKAQELGVKPLAKFLGFAVAGVEPELMGIGPVKAVPKVLAQTGLTLDDIDLIELNEAFAAQSLAVARELGLNQDIMNVNGGAIALGHPLGCSGAKLATTAIYELQRRGGGKALITMCIGGGMGAAGIIEVYGADQAAD, encoded by the coding sequence ATGCGTGACGCCTTTATTGTTTCTGCCGTCCGGACGCCCGTTGGTCGTGGCGTGAAAGGCACCCTGGCGAACACCCGCCCCGACGACCTCGCGGCGCTGGTGCTGAATGAGGCCGTGAAGCGCGCCGGTGTGGACGCCGCCCTGGTCGAGGACGTGTACCTCGGCTGCGCGATTCCCGAGGCAGAGCAGGGGCTGAACGTGGCCCGTCTGGCCGCGCTGCGCGCCGGGATGCCCGACAGTGTGGGCGGCGTGACCGTGAACCGCTTCTGCTCCAGCGGCCTGCAGACCATCGCGATGGCCGCGGCCGCCATTCAGACCGGGCAGGCGGACGTGATGCTGGCCGGTGGCGTGGAGAGCATGAGCTTCGTGCCCATGAGCGGCCACAACCCCAGCCCGAACCCGGAACTGGTGGACGCCCGTCCCGGCGCGTACATCGGCATGGGCATGACCGCCGAGAACGTCGCCGCGAAGTACGGCATCAGCCGCGAGGATCAGGACGCGTTCGCGTTCCGCAGCCACCAGCGCGCCGCAGCGGCGCAGGACGCCGGGAAGTTCGACGCTGAGATCGTGCCCGTGCCCGTCCGCGTGGACAAACTGAAGGGCACGAAGATGAAGTCCGAGACCGTGAACTTCGACAAGGACGAACTGATCCGCCGGGACGCGAACCTCGCGGACATGGCGAAGGTCCGCCCCGCGTTCAAGGCGACCGGGTCCGTCAGCGCCGCGAACAGCAGCCCCTTCAGTGACGGCGCGGCCGCCGTGCTCATCATGAGCGGCGAGAAGGCGCAGGAACTCGGCGTGAAACCGCTGGCGAAGTTCCTCGGCTTCGCCGTGGCAGGCGTGGAGCCCGAACTGATGGGCATCGGCCCTGTGAAGGCTGTGCCGAAGGTGCTCGCGCAGACCGGCCTGACCCTCGACGACATCGACCTGATCGAGCTGAACGAGGCGTTCGCCGCGCAGTCCCTCGCCGTGGCGCGCGAACTGGGCCTGAACCAGGACATCATGAACGTCAACGGCGGCGCCATCGCCCTGGGCCACCCCCTGGGGTGCAGCGGCGCGAAACTCGCCACGACCGCCATCTACGAACTGCAGCGCCGTGGCGGCGGGAAGGCCCTGATCACCATGTGCATCGGCGGGGGCATGGGCGCCGCCGGGATCATCGAAGTGTACGGCGCGGACCAGGCCGCCGACTGA